One genomic segment of Synechocystis sp. LKSZ1 includes these proteins:
- a CDS encoding M15 family metallopeptidase: MKFPKIVADNFQVFNFFLASLIVGILFGWWYLPNSKDLASTNQKSEVDKSVAPSFNEQFKKTLEKSKAQSSPDSPLIKTNPSVMTSIGKPPEVSEANMRPLLPEMPPESLNIPQQNLQPQVAYNNLPPNQAKTYLGHHTFAENPRQRLVTVGKYYDRTESLDQEAANAFWQMQRDAKAQGIQLTIISGFRSIADQEKLFQRQIQRRGSKQAAARLSAPPGHSEHHTGYALDIGDGTQPSADLKFDFQSTPAYQWLARNSHNYGFELSFPPGNSQGVSFEPWHWRYVGSPRSNQIFSFARSNR, from the coding sequence ATGAAATTCCCCAAGATTGTAGCCGATAATTTCCAAGTTTTTAACTTTTTCTTGGCTTCTCTAATTGTTGGTATTCTCTTTGGTTGGTGGTATCTTCCCAACTCAAAGGATCTAGCTTCTACCAATCAAAAATCTGAGGTAGATAAATCAGTTGCTCCCTCATTCAATGAACAGTTTAAAAAAACTCTAGAGAAATCTAAAGCTCAATCTTCCCCAGACTCTCCTCTCATTAAAACGAATCCTTCGGTAATGACATCAATTGGTAAGCCGCCTGAAGTATCGGAAGCTAATATGAGGCCTTTATTACCTGAAATGCCACCTGAATCTCTCAATATTCCTCAGCAAAATCTACAACCTCAGGTTGCCTATAATAATTTGCCGCCTAATCAAGCGAAAACTTATTTAGGACATCATACTTTTGCTGAGAATCCTCGTCAGCGTCTAGTTACTGTAGGCAAATACTATGATCGAACAGAGTCTTTAGATCAAGAAGCCGCTAATGCTTTTTGGCAAATGCAACGTGATGCTAAAGCCCAAGGTATTCAGTTAACCATTATTTCGGGATTTCGTTCGATTGCGGATCAAGAAAAACTGTTTCAAAGACAGATCCAAAGACGAGGAAGTAAACAGGCCGCCGCTCGCTTAAGTGCTCCTCCTGGCCATAGTGAACATCATACTGGTTATGCTCTAGATATTGGTGATGGAACTCAGCCTAGTGCCGATCTTAAGTTTGATTTTCAATCAACTCCAGCCTATCAATGGCTAGCTCGCAATTCTCATAATTACGGTTTTGAACTATCTTTTCCCCCAGGAAATAGCCAGGGAGTCAGTTTTGAGCCTTGGCATTGGCGTTATGTTGGC
- a CDS encoding serine/threonine-protein kinase, translated as MSSLLASRYEMVAALGAGGFGETFLARDTHLPSQRMVVVKRLKPTQGPNDVVTKLFQKEAAVLEELGANCSQIPQLYSYFMDNGEFFLVQEYIEGKNLAQFGRMGSEQAKLVLSSLLKTLKYIHSQGIIHRDIKPENIILRNHDGLPVLIDFGAVKETMGAISLGSGSIVSSVIVGTRGFMAPEQSAGRPVFSTDLYALGLTMIYALTQKLPIEFGTSQLTGDLDWQEEVPNLDPQLARILEKAIKMEPSRRYPTAEAMYQDLHALLPSVPVVSPSEMATRRVIPDSRPSISAREIEPTRVIPRSGDPTSEKRTGSSVNTGVLSTALAAVLVVLGLGGGLLVMQQMNQSHLQALQAEKEKEEAEKARLEAEKLKLEEERKLVETRNSDISSSNNSSGRSSSESLLSSNSDVARPNPEDFIDNHYSDLNNGDYSTTWARLSSNFSQSLTYDQYIDWWNKVSEVRLGNIIPISQNSERAKLKLNLSYVMNDGRVVKDEKPYVYLVWNDGEQTWLIDKKSSR; from the coding sequence ATGTCTTCTCTGCTTGCCAGTCGCTACGAGATGGTGGCGGCTTTGGGGGCCGGTGGTTTTGGTGAAACTTTCCTGGCCCGGGATACTCATCTTCCCTCCCAGCGGATGGTCGTTGTAAAACGTCTCAAACCAACCCAAGGCCCTAATGATGTCGTGACGAAGTTGTTTCAGAAGGAAGCGGCAGTTCTAGAGGAATTAGGGGCCAACTGTTCGCAGATTCCCCAGTTGTATAGCTATTTCATGGATAATGGAGAGTTTTTCCTGGTACAGGAATATATCGAGGGGAAAAACCTGGCTCAATTCGGCCGGATGGGGTCAGAGCAGGCCAAGCTGGTGCTGTCTTCTCTTCTCAAAACATTAAAATATATCCATAGCCAAGGAATTATTCACCGGGATATTAAGCCAGAAAATATTATTCTGCGTAACCATGACGGCTTGCCGGTGTTGATCGACTTCGGGGCAGTTAAGGAAACCATGGGGGCCATCAGCCTAGGTTCTGGCTCCATCGTTAGTTCGGTGATTGTAGGGACAAGGGGCTTTATGGCCCCAGAGCAGAGTGCCGGTCGGCCAGTCTTTAGTACGGATCTCTATGCCCTCGGCCTGACGATGATCTATGCCCTCACCCAGAAATTACCAATTGAGTTTGGCACGAGTCAGTTGACGGGGGATCTGGACTGGCAGGAGGAGGTACCGAATCTTGACCCCCAGTTGGCCCGCATTTTAGAAAAGGCGATCAAGATGGAACCCAGTCGTCGTTATCCGACGGCAGAGGCGATGTATCAAGACCTCCATGCCTTGCTTCCCTCTGTTCCGGTGGTTTCGCCCAGTGAGATGGCAACTCGGCGAGTGATTCCCGATAGTCGGCCGTCGATTTCTGCAAGGGAGATAGAGCCGACTCGGGTAATTCCCCGTTCGGGTGATCCCACTTCGGAAAAGAGAACGGGATCATCGGTAAATACTGGAGTTTTGTCCACTGCACTAGCGGCGGTATTAGTCGTTTTGGGACTAGGTGGAGGCCTGTTAGTAATGCAACAGATGAATCAGTCTCATTTGCAGGCGTTACAGGCAGAAAAGGAGAAAGAAGAAGCCGAAAAAGCTCGCTTAGAAGCGGAAAAACTTAAGCTTGAAGAAGAAAGAAAGCTAGTAGAAACTCGGAATAGTGATATCTCATCATCTAACAATTCATCCGGTCGCTCCAGTTCCGAATCATTGCTCTCTAGTAACTCCGATGTAGCTCGTCCTAACCCAGAGGATTTTATTGATAACCATTACAGTGATCTAAATAATGGCGACTACTCGACAACCTGGGCAAGACTGAGCAGTAACTTTTCCCAGTCCTTAACCTATGATCAATATATTGATTGGTGGAATAAGGTATCTGAAGTGAGGCTAGGAAATATAATTCCAATTAGTCAAAATTCTGAACGAGCAAAGCTTAAGTTAAATCTTTCTTATGTTATGAATGATGGCAGAGTTGTCAAGGATGAAAAGCCCTATGTTTATCTAGTTTGGAATGATGGAGAGCAGACATGGCTGATTGATAAAAAGTCATCTAGATAA
- a CDS encoding TldD/PmbA family protein — protein MLNIQALTDHAQQAAQTLGISRYDIYGSSVDEAGVEVSFGEPKQVQASNRSSVIVRVWNDQGQVGVTSTTDLDADGIQLALQTAAEASDFGVTENIPEFSPEAQAPITDMEIKTVPASPINALTTALIAAEQQLMAAHPAITGVPYNGLSEETIEHFYLNSEGALRHEARSYASIYLYSRAEQEGKKPRSAGEMKISHSLADLDIAGCLAKVTEKTLSHLDYHPIASGKYPVVFSPTAFLSLISAFSNLWNAQSILDKQSLSSPESLGQTIASPLLCLSDDARHPDNLGADSFDGEGTPTRRVSLIHNGVLVGLLHSAGTAKRFHTQPTGHANIGAKVTVGAHFYHVFSEQTPAQTYSLAETENVVFIDKLQALHAGVNALQGSFSLPFDGWLVNRGERVSIDAATVAGDFLDVLKSIVYIEPEAEVTPRGVCPAVWVKELAITGE, from the coding sequence ATGCTCAATATTCAAGCGTTAACTGATCACGCTCAGCAGGCCGCCCAAACCCTGGGAATCTCTCGATACGATATCTATGGTTCCTCCGTTGATGAGGCCGGTGTCGAAGTCTCCTTTGGGGAACCCAAGCAAGTCCAGGCCTCCAATCGTTCCAGTGTGATCGTGAGAGTGTGGAATGACCAGGGCCAAGTCGGCGTCACTAGCACCACAGACCTGGATGCCGATGGTATTCAATTGGCCCTGCAAACAGCGGCCGAAGCCAGTGATTTTGGCGTGACGGAAAATATTCCTGAATTTAGTCCCGAGGCCCAGGCTCCCATTACCGACATGGAAATCAAGACGGTGCCGGCTTCGCCCATTAACGCCCTAACCACGGCTTTGATTGCAGCAGAACAGCAACTGATGGCGGCCCATCCAGCCATTACCGGCGTCCCCTACAATGGTTTGTCCGAAGAAACCATTGAGCATTTTTACCTCAACAGTGAAGGGGCCCTGCGCCACGAGGCCCGTTCCTATGCCTCCATCTACCTCTACAGCCGGGCCGAGCAGGAAGGCAAGAAACCCCGCAGTGCTGGGGAAATGAAGATTAGCCATAGCCTTGCCGATTTAGATATTGCCGGTTGCCTAGCCAAGGTAACGGAAAAAACCCTTAGCCACCTGGATTATCACCCCATTGCCTCGGGCAAGTATCCTGTGGTCTTTTCCCCCACAGCTTTTTTGAGCTTGATCAGTGCCTTTTCTAACCTCTGGAATGCCCAAAGCATTTTAGACAAACAAAGCTTATCGAGTCCTGAAAGTCTCGGCCAAACCATCGCCTCGCCCCTACTCTGCCTCTCGGATGATGCCCGTCATCCCGATAACCTGGGGGCCGATAGTTTTGATGGAGAAGGAACGCCGACCCGCCGGGTTAGCTTGATTCACAACGGGGTATTAGTGGGCCTGCTCCACAGTGCGGGAACCGCTAAACGCTTTCATACCCAACCCACGGGCCATGCCAATATTGGCGCTAAAGTCACCGTCGGGGCCCACTTCTATCATGTCTTTTCAGAGCAAACGCCGGCCCAGACCTATTCCCTGGCTGAGACAGAAAATGTGGTTTTCATCGACAAGCTCCAGGCCCTTCATGCCGGAGTGAATGCACTCCAGGGGTCTTTTTCCCTACCCTTTGATGGCTGGTTAGTTAACCGAGGGGAACGGGTCAGCATCGATGCCGCTACGGTGGCGGGAGATTTCCTAGACGTCTTGAAATCCATCGTTTACATCGAACCCGAGGCCGAAGTCACCCCCCGAGGGGTTTGTCCAGCAGTTTGGGTCAAGGAGTTGGCGATTACGGGAGAATAA
- a CDS encoding protein kinase, which translates to MTTLLANRYAIITALGSGGFGETFLATDTKSPFHESVVVKQLKPVNSGNHSSYDLIEKLFKKEATALEELSKGCSQIPRLYDYFIENEQFYLVQEYIEGKNLAQIGPIRSEQAIAILTSLLNTLKHIHGKGIIHRDIKPENIILRETDRLPVLIDFGAVKETMGAVTLGSGSTVSSVIVGTRGFMAPEQSAGRAVFSTDLYALGLTMVYALTGKLPVEFSTSPITGELEWEYDVPHLDQRLKSVLSKAIKMEIASRFSSAEDMLLALHSSSPVSSNNLSTVNTIAVAPMVASPTPTVVLGNSGFEQFQSNSKKSNSVGVSVITVAITSILAIVGLSAGFFIMYQMKEADLKMAQIEKEKEEAQKALEEEKKDREEAEKLRAKAEENRLAAEQKRLEAERKAAATPKTIVRRVIVNNPSNSSSGSSATIGGQSGSKNIRSGPGTNYSVVGQGYTGDSLEILGNDIDAGGYIWYRVYHPDSGTTGWMASQLVNF; encoded by the coding sequence ATGACGACATTACTTGCTAATCGTTACGCAATTATCACTGCTTTAGGATCCGGTGGGTTTGGGGAAACTTTCCTGGCAACAGATACAAAAAGCCCATTTCATGAATCAGTAGTTGTCAAGCAACTAAAGCCTGTTAACTCTGGCAATCATTCTTCCTATGACTTAATCGAAAAACTCTTTAAAAAAGAAGCGACAGCCCTAGAAGAATTGAGTAAAGGCTGTTCACAGATTCCGCGTTTGTATGACTATTTTATAGAAAATGAGCAGTTCTATTTAGTTCAAGAATATATTGAAGGAAAAAATCTTGCTCAAATTGGCCCTATTCGATCAGAACAAGCGATTGCCATCCTGACTTCTTTGCTGAATACCTTGAAGCACATTCACGGGAAAGGAATCATCCATCGAGATATTAAGCCAGAAAATATTATTTTGCGAGAGACGGATCGCCTACCAGTTCTCATTGACTTTGGAGCTGTTAAGGAAACAATGGGGGCGGTGACTCTCGGCTCTGGCTCAACAGTTAGCTCAGTAATTGTGGGTACCAGGGGTTTTATGGCTCCAGAACAGAGTGCCGGTCGTGCAGTATTCAGTACAGATCTCTACGCATTGGGGCTCACGATGGTTTATGCTTTGACAGGCAAGTTACCCGTAGAGTTTTCAACTAGTCCAATTACAGGCGAACTAGAGTGGGAATATGACGTTCCTCATTTAGATCAACGGCTAAAGTCTGTTTTAAGTAAGGCGATAAAAATGGAAATTGCCAGTCGTTTTTCTTCTGCAGAAGATATGCTTCTAGCTCTCCACTCTTCATCTCCAGTATCCTCAAATAATCTCAGTACAGTCAATACTATTGCAGTAGCTCCGATGGTCGCGTCTCCAACGCCTACAGTTGTTTTAGGGAATAGTGGTTTTGAACAATTTCAAAGTAATAGTAAAAAAAGTAATTCTGTTGGTGTTAGTGTAATCACAGTTGCTATAACATCAATTCTTGCTATTGTTGGGTTATCTGCTGGTTTCTTCATCATGTATCAAATGAAAGAAGCTGATCTTAAAATGGCTCAGATAGAAAAAGAGAAAGAAGAAGCTCAAAAGGCATTAGAAGAAGAAAAAAAAGACAGAGAAGAAGCTGAAAAGCTCAGAGCAAAGGCAGAGGAAAATCGCTTAGCAGCTGAGCAAAAGCGACTGGAAGCAGAAAGGAAAGCGGCCGCAACGCCAAAAACTATTGTCCGAAGAGTTATTGTTAACAATCCTAGTAATAGTAGTAGTGGTAGTTCTGCAACCATTGGCGGGCAATCAGGAAGCAAGAATATTCGTTCGGGGCCTGGCACTAATTATAGTGTTGTTGGTCAAGGATATACAGGTGATTCTTTAGAAATTTTGGGAAATGACATTGATGCTGGGGGATATATTTGGTATCGGGTCTATCATCCCGATTCTGGAACGACAGGGTGGATGGCTAGTCAATTAGTCAACTTTTAG
- the cofG gene encoding 7,8-didemethyl-8-hydroxy-5-deazariboflavin synthase subunit CofG, translating into MIPITYSPAYTLVPTYECFNRCEYCNFRVDPGQGAWLTLTAAQEILQSLQGQGITEILILSGEVHPQSPERPAWFQRIYDLCQLSLDLGFFPHTNAGPLHQQEMAQFKTVNVSLGLMLEQVTPTLLTSVHRQAPSKKPARRRQQLQWAGELQIPFTTGLLLGIGEQESDWWDSLQAIAELHQHYGHIQEVILQPHSPGPQQTWQASPFPLAALPDLVARARQILPADITIQIPPNLITDLPLLLQCLQAGARDLGGLSPMDEVNPSYPHLPLAQLTLYLAQAGWQLQPRLPLYPHHDAWLTPSLRQRVQAWRQRDVSNGGMQQ; encoded by the coding sequence ATGATACCGATTACCTACAGTCCCGCCTATACCCTGGTTCCAACCTACGAATGTTTTAATCGCTGTGAATATTGCAATTTTCGAGTTGATCCTGGCCAAGGGGCCTGGTTAACCTTAACGGCGGCCCAGGAAATCCTCCAATCCCTCCAGGGCCAAGGAATTACGGAGATTTTAATCCTCAGCGGTGAAGTCCATCCCCAGTCCCCCGAGCGGCCGGCCTGGTTTCAGCGCATCTATGACCTCTGCCAACTGTCCCTGGATCTGGGTTTTTTTCCCCACACCAATGCGGGCCCTCTGCATCAGCAAGAAATGGCCCAGTTTAAAACCGTCAATGTCTCCCTGGGCTTAATGCTAGAGCAGGTGACACCGACGCTCTTGACTAGTGTTCATCGCCAGGCCCCGAGTAAAAAACCCGCCCGACGACGCCAGCAATTGCAATGGGCCGGAGAATTACAGATTCCCTTCACCACCGGCCTGTTGTTGGGCATTGGTGAACAGGAAAGCGATTGGTGGGATAGCCTCCAGGCCATTGCGGAACTTCATCAGCACTATGGTCATATCCAGGAAGTGATTTTGCAACCCCACAGTCCTGGCCCTCAGCAAACCTGGCAGGCTTCCCCTTTTCCCCTCGCGGCCCTACCTGACCTAGTAGCCAGGGCCAGACAGATTTTACCGGCTGATATCACGATTCAGATTCCACCTAACTTAATCACAGATCTGCCCCTGCTCCTCCAGTGCTTGCAGGCCGGGGCCCGAGACCTCGGTGGCCTGAGTCCTATGGATGAGGTGAATCCCAGCTATCCCCACCTTCCCTTAGCACAATTAACTCTGTACCTGGCCCAAGCCGGTTGGCAACTACAGCCCCGCCTGCCCCTCTATCCCCACCACGATGCTTGGCTTACCCCGAGCCTAAGGCAACGGGTTCAGGCCTGGCGACAGCGAGACGTTTCCAACGGGGGAATGCAACAATAA
- a CDS encoding ABC transporter ATP-binding protein, translating to MTVAAPRKSDSDWRLLLKLLPYVRRYPRLLLLSIILLIPVAFAGAIQPLIIGQAVSLLRREASWPFLQALPLTMALQQLVWILLATIIVRLIFVGAQGFLVQKMGQEITADVREDLFGHVMALSVNFFQRTPVGRLVTRLTNDVEALGDVFASGAIGVINDLISIVAIVVTIFWVQWQLATLLLVMLVPVTVLIVYFQQQYRKANYQAREELSKLNSMLQENVTGINVVQLFRREAYNAELFRRVNQRYRKEVDRTIFHDSAISATLEWISLVAIAGVLALGGFLVLRENLTFGVLAAFILYAQRLFNPLRQFADKFTMFQAGFTAIERISELMGEPIAIQDRAVTTPIEVNPSQAQGEICFENVWFAYQGQDYVLKHLNFTIKPGEKVAFVGPTGAGKSSIIRLLCRLHEPSQGRILVDGIDIRELSQVQLRRFIGVILQDNFLFAGDVKRNITLGEDYSLADVQKAAQLTNVATLIEELPQGYHTELRERGSNLSSGQKQLLAFARVAIREPHVLVMDEATANLDVRTEAQIQEALLHLLQDRTAIIIAHRLSTIRHVDRIFALKQGEIVETGNHEQLLAQQGLYASLYQLQMLGKD from the coding sequence ATGACCGTTGCCGCTCCCCGTAAGTCCGATAGCGATTGGCGTTTACTGCTCAAGTTATTGCCCTACGTTCGTCGCTATCCCCGCTTACTCCTGCTTTCCATTATTCTCCTCATTCCCGTGGCCTTTGCCGGGGCCATTCAACCCTTAATCATCGGCCAGGCCGTATCCCTTCTGCGCCGTGAGGCCAGTTGGCCCTTTCTCCAAGCTTTGCCCCTGACCATGGCCCTCCAGCAGTTAGTCTGGATTCTCCTCGCCACGATTATTGTGCGTTTAATTTTTGTGGGGGCACAGGGCTTTTTAGTACAAAAAATGGGCCAGGAAATTACCGCTGATGTGCGGGAAGATCTGTTTGGCCATGTCATGGCCCTGTCGGTGAATTTCTTTCAGCGCACCCCCGTCGGTCGTTTGGTGACGCGATTAACCAATGATGTTGAGGCCCTGGGGGATGTGTTTGCCAGCGGGGCCATTGGGGTGATTAATGACCTAATTTCCATTGTGGCCATTGTGGTTACGATCTTTTGGGTGCAGTGGCAGTTGGCCACCCTTTTGTTGGTGATGCTGGTGCCGGTGACGGTGTTGATTGTTTATTTCCAGCAACAGTACCGTAAAGCCAACTACCAGGCCCGAGAGGAATTGTCGAAGCTAAATTCCATGCTCCAGGAAAATGTGACAGGAATTAATGTGGTGCAACTCTTCCGGCGGGAAGCCTATAACGCGGAGCTATTTCGCCGGGTTAATCAACGCTACCGCAAAGAAGTAGACCGGACAATTTTTCATGATTCGGCCATCTCGGCCACGCTGGAATGGATTAGCTTAGTGGCTATTGCTGGCGTCTTGGCCCTGGGAGGCTTTTTGGTACTCCGGGAAAATTTGACCTTTGGGGTCTTGGCCGCCTTTATTCTCTACGCCCAACGCTTGTTTAATCCCCTGCGCCAATTTGCCGATAAATTCACCATGTTCCAGGCCGGTTTTACCGCCATTGAACGGATCAGCGAACTCATGGGCGAACCCATTGCCATCCAAGACCGGGCCGTGACCACCCCCATTGAGGTTAATCCCAGCCAGGCCCAGGGGGAAATTTGTTTTGAGAATGTCTGGTTTGCCTACCAAGGCCAGGATTATGTCCTTAAGCATTTAAACTTCACCATCAAACCGGGGGAAAAGGTGGCCTTTGTTGGGCCGACGGGGGCCGGTAAAAGCTCGATTATTCGCCTCCTCTGTCGTCTCCATGAACCCAGTCAGGGGCGCATTCTCGTCGATGGCATTGATATTCGGGAGCTTTCCCAGGTGCAACTGCGGCGCTTTATCGGCGTGATCCTACAGGATAATTTTCTCTTTGCGGGGGACGTTAAACGCAACATTACCCTCGGGGAAGATTACAGCCTGGCGGATGTCCAAAAAGCGGCCCAGCTAACCAATGTCGCCACCCTAATTGAAGAATTACCCCAGGGCTACCATACGGAGCTACGGGAACGAGGCAGTAATCTCTCTAGTGGTCAAAAACAATTGCTGGCCTTCGCCCGCGTCGCCATTCGGGAACCCCATGTTCTAGTGATGGACGAAGCCACCGCTAACTTAGATGTCCGCACCGAGGCCCAAATCCAAGAGGCCCTGTTGCATTTGCTTCAAGACCGCACCGCTATTATCATTGCCCACCGCCTTTCTACCATTCGCCATGTGGATCGTATTTTTGCCCTGAAGCAGGGGGAAATTGTCGAAACCGGCAATCATGAACAACTCCTGGCCCAACAGGGCCTCTACGCCAGTCTCTACCAATTACAAATGTTAGGCAAAGACTAA